From the genome of Thermoproteales archaeon:
CGCATTGAGGGACACGTTCGCCTATTATGGAATCTTGATATTAGCATCTCAGCCAATTCATTTTGCAAAAGCTTGGCTTTTTAGAAAGAAATATGGTCTGACATTTTTTGATAGTTTGCATGCTGCTACAGCAGTAGAAGAAAATGAAGTTTTAATAAGTTTTGACAAAAAATATGGCAATATAAAAGAATTAAAATATAAAAATCCGTATTCACTACTCTAAAACCAATTTTTAGAAGGAATCGAATAAAATATTACATTTTTATGAAAAAGTAATATTTATATACTACTCATTACTTGAAAGGTATGGTGCTAATATGCACATTCCCGATGGTTTTCTCGATCCAATGGTTTCAGCAGTTACTTACGTTATTATGATAATATTCTGTGGCTATGCTTTCTACAAGGTTAAGAAGGAAAAACTTCAGGATAAAATGGTTCTAGCATCTGTTCTGGCTGCAGGGATTTTCGCTGCGCAAATGCTTAACTGGCCAATACCTGGAGGGACAAGTCTCCACTTTGTGGGGGGAGCGCTGGCTGGAATAATTCTCGGACCTTGGCTAGGGTGTATAGCGCTATTTCTCGTTCTTTTTGTTCAGTGCCTAGTCTTCCATGACGGCGGTATAACAGCGTTGGGAGCGAATGTTTTTAACATGGCTATAGTTGACGTAATCGTGGGATATGTATTTTATAAAATATTTCCAGAAAAATACAAAATCTTTGGAGCT
Proteins encoded in this window:
- a CDS encoding PIN domain-containing protein, whose product is MIETDMLIALASKSDKHHNKAKNLLRKMKTVKLSPYSLIELDFLISSKSLIVKLPDFYDALRDTFAYYGILILASQPIHFAKAWLFRKKYGLTFFDSLHAATAVEENEVLISFDKKYGNIKELKYKNPYSLL
- a CDS encoding energy-coupling factor ABC transporter permease; the encoded protein is MHIPDGFLDPMVSAVTYVIMIIFCGYAFYKVKKEKLQDKMVLASVLAAGIFAAQMLNWPIPGGTSLHFVGGALAGIILGPWLGCIALFLVLFVQCLVFHDGGITALGANVFNMAIVDVIVGYVFYKIFPEKYKIFGAFLGGWLGITLAGIVCGIELGISSQFIFELPVTVSVMGGWHALLGTIEGIITAGVVAYIQKRAPHLIK